In Chanodichthys erythropterus isolate Z2021 chromosome 18, ASM2448905v1, whole genome shotgun sequence, the following are encoded in one genomic region:
- the slirp gene encoding SRA stem-loop-interacting RNA-binding protein, mitochondrial: MAATAAGKKVFEVFVSKVPWTIATKEVKEYFGQFGQVRKCLLPFDKETGFHRGFCWIGFTTEEGLQNALQKDPHFIEGAKLQVQKNRKPFSGRRSNKEAEDI, encoded by the exons ATGGCAGCGACTGCAGCTGGGAAGAAGGTGTTTGAAGTGTTTGTGTCAAAAGTACCATGGACCATCGCAACGA AGGAGGTTAAAGAGTACTTTGGGCAGTTTGGCCAAGTGAGGAAGTGTCTACTGCCATTT GATAAAGAGACAGGTTTTCATCGGGGGTTTTGCTGGATAGGGTTCACTACAGAGGAAGGACTGCAGAATGCATTACAAAAGGATCCTCATTTCATCGAAGGAGCAAAG CTCCAGGTGCAAAAAAACAGAAAGCCATTTTCTGGAAGAAGATCAAACAAAGAAGCAGAGGATATCTGA
- the alkbh1 gene encoding nucleic acid dioxygenase ALKBH1 — translation MMTAKMAASIVEHGEDAFRKLFKFYKRRNPPPDFSEVINFSKPCNDKIFTCELNSTPISEEDVSKAGLRPVKDWKVFGLHGYPGFIFISDPFLPGSQQYWVKQCLKIYPQKPNVCNLDMHMSSVETENIWERSIDVIRRKGCGKREPKTLLEKLRWVTLGYHYDWNSKTYSPDHYTPFPKELQSLSHKVAAACGFPGFNAEAGILNYYRSDSSLGIHVDESELDHTRPLLSFSFGQTSVFLLGGTKREDRPTAMFMHSGDIMVMSGPSRLLYHAVPCIVPAPAGNVLPLCLGQRLEAKAQDDDIIQSVSEEDWEVCSWYLQTSRVNVTVRQVLGSGQDFPSTQASHLSTDGCEKSEEETQKNKKRKSGYERDT, via the exons ATGATGACGGCAAAGATGGCAGCCTCCATAGTGGAGCATGGAGAAGATGCTTTTAGAAAACTGTTCAAGTTTTACAAGAGGAGAAATCCTCCTCCAGACTTCAGTGAGGTCATTAATTTCTCCAAACCTTGTAATGACAAG ATTTTTACCTGTGAACTTAACTCCACTCCTATAAGTGAGGAAGATGTTTCTAAAGCTGGTCTTCGGCCGGTAAAAGACTGGAAAGTTTTTGGTTTGCATGGATATCCAG GGTTTATTTTTATATCCGACCCATTCCTGCCGGGCTCTCAGCAGTACTGGGTAAAGCAGTGTCTGAAGATCTATCCACAGAAGCCTAATGTGTGTAACCTGGATATGCATATGTCATCTGTGGAGACTGAAAACATCTGGGAAAGAAGCATAGACGTTATTCG GAGGAAAGGCTGTGGGAAAAGAGAGCCCAAAACCCTGCTAGAAAAACTGCGCTGGGTGACTCTTGGTTACCACTATGATTGGAACTCCAAG ACTTACTCCCCAGATCACTACACTCCCTTCCCCAAGGAACTTCAATCGCTTTCTCACAAAGTGGCGGCAGCCTGTGGCTTTCCTGGTTTTAATGCAGAGGCGGGCATTCTTAACTACTATCGATCTGATTCATCGCTTGGAATCCATGTTGACGAATCAGAGCTCGACCATACCCGACCTTTGTTGTCTTTCAG TTTTGGGCAGACTTCCGTTTTCCTGTTGGGAGGGACTAAGAGAGAAGATCGTCCCACAGCCATGTTCATGCACAGCGGAGACATAATGGTGATGTCAGGACCCAGCCGCCTACTCTATCACGCAGTACCCTGCATCGTCCCCGCCCCTGCTGGAAATGTGCTGCCACTCTGCCTGGGCCAGAGACTGGAGGCGAAGGCGCAGGATGATGACATCATCCAGAGCGTGTCAGAGGAGGATTGGGAGGTTTGCTCCTGGTACTTGCAGACGTCTCGGGTAAATGTGACCGTTCGACAAGTACTCGGTTCCGGTCAGGACTTCCCGAGTACACAGGCGTCACATTTATCAACAGACGGCTGTGAGAAATCAGAGGAAGAAACTCAAAAAAATAAGAAGAGGAAATCAGGCTATGAGCGTGACACTTAA